A segment of the Mycobacterium intracellulare ATCC 13950 genome:
AGGCGGCCGGCATCGGACCCGAAGACGTCGACGTCGCGCAGTTGCAGGACACCGACGCCGGCGCCGAGGTGATCCACATGGCCGAGACCGGATTGTGCGCGGACGGCGAACAGGAGAAGCTGCTGGCCGACGGCGCCACCGAGATCCACGGCTCGATTCCCGTCAACACCGACGGCGGGCTGATCGCCAACGGCGAGCCGATCGGCGCGTCGGGGCTGCGGCAGATGCACGAACTGGTGCGCCAGTTGCGCGGCGAGGCGGGGGAGCGTCAGGTCCCCGGCGATCCGCGCGTCGGCCTGGCCCAGGTGTACGGCGCGCCCGGCACCGCCTCGGCGACCATCCTGTCTCGGTAGCGCCGCCAGACACAAAAGCCCCCGAAACAACGGAGTTTCGGGGGCTTTTGCGTTCGCTCGCTAGATGGCCGGACCCAGGAGGTCGTCGGCGTCGCGGATGATGTAGCCGTAACCCTGCTCGGCCAGGAAACGCTGCCGGTGGGCGGCGTATTCGGCGTCCAGGCTGTCGCGCGCCACCACGGAATAGAAGATGGCGCCGCCGCCGTCGGCCTTGGGCCGCAGCAACCGGCCCAGCCGCTGCGCCTCTTCCTGGCGCGAGCCGAAGGTTCCCGAAACCTGCACGGCCACCGCGGCTTCCGGCAAGTCGATGGAGAAGTTGGCGACCTTGGACACCACCAGCGTGTTCACCTCGCCGCGGCGGAAGCCGTCGAACAGCTCCTCGCGTTCCTTGGTCCGCGTGGAGCCTTGGATCACCGGGGCGCCCAGCTCGGCGCCCAGCTCGTCGAGCTGATCGAGGTACGCGCCGATCACCAGGGTCTGCTCACCCGGATGCTTCGCCAGAATCGATTTGACCACAGCGATTTTGGTGTGAACCGTCGAGCACAGCTTGTAGCGCTCTTCGGGCTCGGCGGTGGCGTACATCATCCGCTCGTTGTCGGTCATGGTGACCCGCACCTCGACGCACTCCGCCGGCGCGATCCACCCCTGCGCCTCGATGTCCTTCCACGGCGCGTCATAGCGTTTCGGGCCGATCAGGGAGAACACGTCGCCCTCGCGGCCGTCCTCGCGGACCAGCGTGGCGGTCAGCCCCAGACGCCGCTTGGATTGCAGATCGGCGGTCATCCGAAACACCGGCGCCGGCAACAAGTGGACCTCGTCGTAGATGATCAGCCCCCAGTCGCGGCTGTCGAAGAGCTCGAGGTGGCGGTACTCGCCCTTGGTGCGGCGAGTGATCATCTGGTACGTCGAGATGGTCACCGGCCGAATTTCCTTGCGCTCACCGGAGTATTCGCCGATCTCGTCCTCGGTGAGCGAGGTGCGGGCGATCAGCTCACGCTTCCACTGCCGCGCCGCGACGATGTTGGTGACCAAAATCAGCGTTGTCGCACCGGCTTTCGCCATCGCGGCGGCCCCCACCAACGTCTTGCCGGCGCCGCAGGGAAGCACCACCACGCCGGAGCCACCCGACCAGAACGAGTCGGTGGCCATCTGCTGGTAGTCGCGCAGGTGCCAGCCGTCCTGGGCCAGGCTGATCGGATGCGCCTCGCCGTCGACGTAGCCAGCGAGATCCTCTGCGGGCCAACCGATCTTGAGTAGCATTTGCTTGACCCGGCCGCGCTCGCTGGGGTGAACGATGACCGTGTCGTCGTCGATCCGGGCGCCGAGCATCGGGGCGATCTTCTTGTTGCGCAGCACTTCCTCGAGCACCGCGCGGTCCAGGCTCACCAGCGTCAGGCCGTGCGCCGGGTTTTTCACCAGCTGTAAGCGGCCGTAGCGGGCCATGGTGTCGACGATGTCGACCAGCAGCGGCTGCGGCACCGCGTAGCGGGAGAAGGAGACCAGCGCGTCGACGACCTGTTCGGCGTCGTGCCCGGCGGCGCGGGCGTTCCACAGTGCCAGCGGTGTGATGCGGTAGGTGTGCACGTGCTCGGGTGCGCGTTCCAGCTCGGCGAACGGCGCGATCGCGGCCCGCGCCGCGCCGGCCTGTTCGTGCTCCACCTCGAGCAGCACCGTCTTGTCTGACTGCACGATCAACGGTCCGTCAGACATAGATGGCGCCACTCCTCATCGCTTCGCCCTGCATAAGCTCCGGCATGCCGTCCATTATCGGCCCGAGCCCGACACCACCGACGTGATGCGGTGGATGGCGAAGTCGCGCAGCCTGCCCGATGCCGAATCAAAGGCCACCAGCTGACCGCCCCGGACGGTGATCGGCGACACGACGCGCTGGGTGGCCACGCCGGCCGCGTCTAGATAACCGATCACCAGGGTGTCTTGTTCCCGGGCGGCGCGCTGCAACAGCGTCATGGTGGCCGCCGGATCGACGCGAACATTGCCGAACGGTGCGGCGGTGACCTTGCGCAGCACCGCGACCACCGCGTGGAGGCTGTCGCTGTTGGGACGGCGCAGCGGGCGATAGGGACGGCGTTGTTGCGGTGTGGCCACCCGGGCGCCCCGGGGCCGGACGTCGACGATGGCGCCGGTCGAGTCTTCGGCCGCCGGAGCGAAGCCCGCGGCTCGCAGCGCGGCGAGCACCTCGCCGATCGGCGCCGGCGACACCGCCACCGTGGGGGCCAGGGCGCGCAACTGCACCTCTTCGGTCGCGGGAGCGGCCACGGCCTGGGCCAGCAGCGCCGGATCCTCGCACCGCACGAACGACGCGGCCATGCCGATCCGCAGCTGCCCGTGCCTGCGCGCGACGTCGTCGATGAGATAGGTAAGCCCTTGGGGCACCGGCGTTTTGGAGTGCTTGGCGAACAGGGCGTGCATCCAGTCGCTGGTCTTACCGACGTCGAGCGCATGCCGGATCGACTGCTCGCTGACGCGGTACACCATCGCCGTGCCCGCCGATTCGACGGTGGCCACGGTGGCGAGTTGCTCGGCCAGGTCGCGCTGCAGCGGACCCGGCACGACAACCGTCAGGTCCGCCTGCACCAGGAAGTGATCGACCGGTTCGGGCAGCGCCCTGGTCATGGCGTCGATCGCGGCCTGCGGATCTTTGTCCTCGTCCAGCAGCGCCCGGCCGGGCGTGCTGATCGCCCCGCGCCCCACCAGCCCCATGGCGTGGCCTTCGGCGAGCAGATCCCCGACGGGCCCCGGCTGTAACCGCTTGGCCCACCGCGGACGCCGCCAGATCAGCGCGGCCGATGCTTCCGCCGCGTCGACGCCGGCCCCGGGCGGGAGCCCGGACAGCATGCCGAGCAACAGGCGGCGGTCCAGCGGCGCGGCGGTGGAATACAGGGCATCGGTAAGGGCCCCATAAGGTTTGGCGTCGGGACCGCGCGTGCCGATCAGCGCCGGCCGGCTGGGCAGGTCGAGCCAGCTGCTGGCCAACAGGTGCCAACGCTCGGCGGCGGACAGCGCGGCGAACCGATCGGTGGCGACCGTCGGCGCCCAGTACGGTGCCTCGCCGGCGGCCGGTTCGGGGTCGGGCATGCCGCTGGCGATCAACCCGGCCGCGGCGGCGACTTCGAGGATCAAACCCAGCCGTGACTCGTCGATCCCGGTCACCTTGCTCAGCCGCTTGGCGTCCCGGATTCCCAGGCCCCCGCTGCGCAGCTCGGAAACCGGTGCGGCGGAAAGCGTTTCGAGCAGAACGTCGAGCTCCCGCAGCAGGTCGATGGCGGCTCCGGCGGCCGTCGCGTCGACGTCGTCGGCGGTGGTGGTCGACACCACCGGGTTCGGCGCGGTCAGTTGCATCGGGCCGGGCCGCTCGCCGCGCAGCACCTGTCCCACGTGGCGGGGCAGGATCACGGTCTCGGCGTCGATGCGCCGCAACAGGCCCATGGCCAGCAGCTGGGGCACCGGGCGGTCCACCGCCGCGCCCGGCGCCGCGTCGCGGGTGCGGCCCATCGGGGAGCCTTCGAGGAGTTTCTCCAGCACCTCGAGCTGCGCCCGGTCGAGGTCGTCGATCAGGGCCGCGATCTGCTCGGCGTCGCGCGAGGTGTCCTCGAGCATGACCTGCCCCGGATGCCACGGCATTCCCGTCCCGGCGTCGGGGGCGACCCGCAGCGCGGTCTCGCCCCAGACCAGGACGCGTTGCCGGAGGTCGTCGACCGCGTCGAGGACGTCGCCTTCGGGGGCGCGATCACCGATCAGCGCCAGCAGCTTCGCGGTCGGCACCGGTTCCGCGTCGGCCCGCAGCACCAGCAGCGCGTCGAGCACCGCCAGCCGCAGGAAGTCGAGGTCGTCGGTGGCGGCCTTGATCGACTGGCGGGCCTGGGCTCGGGCCGCCAGTGCGGCGATGCTGCCGGGCGGGGGCTGGGCGAGGTCCGGCCGCAATTCCAGCAGCCGGATCAGGCGCTCATCGGACAACTCGGCCAGCCACGACCCCAGCGGGATATCCGGGGTGTTGTCGGTCATCGCTGACCAGCGTAAAGCAGGTCGTGGATGCCGAGCAGATCGCGAAGGGGCGGCGCGAACCTACGGTCTTGCGCCACGCGCTCCTGGGTCACCTGTCAGAATGGACCTCGTGGCTGACACTGCTGAGGGCAAAGCTCGCAAAACCAAGTATGTCGACAACGGCTGGCCGACGACGGACCCCGACGACCACGCGGTCAGTGAACTCGTCACCGACCGGACGGGTGCGCTGTCGCCCTTCGGCGAGCTGACGTTCCCGCTGCCCTCCACCGAGCTGCCCTACCTGCACCCGGTCACCGTCGTCAATCGGTAGGTCTTTCCATGGCTAGGGCCTCTGAGGCCTCGAAAGCCTCGGCGACCTGGGCGTCGGGAGAATCCCGCTCGGGTGCGCTGTCACACGTGGACGACCAGGGGGCGGCCCACATGGTCGACGTCAGCGAGAAGGTAGCCACCAAGCGGACCGCCGTCGCCGCGGGCGCCCTGCGCACATCGGCACACGTGGTGGAGCTGATCTCGACCGGGGGCCTGCCCAAGGGCGACGCGCTTGCCACCGCCCGGGTAGCGGGTATCCAAGCGGCGAAGCGCACCAGCGAGCTCATCCCGCTCTGCCATCAGCTGGCGCTGACCGGGGTCGACATCGACTTCGACGTGGCGGAGTCGGACATCGAGATCACCGCGACGGTGCGCAGCACCGACCGCACGGGGGTGGAGATGGAAGCGCTGAGCGCCGTCAGCGTCGCGGCCCTGACGCTCTACGACATGATCAAAGCGGTCGACCCGGCCGCGCGGATCGATGACATTCGAGTCCTGCGCAAGGAAGGCGGCAAAACCGGAATGTGGACGCGGTCATGAGCACCCGATCGGCCCGCGTCATCATCGCCTCGACCCGGGCGTCGGCCGGACAGTACGAAGACCGATGCGGGCCGATCATCACCGAATGGCTGACCCAGCGGGGCTTTTCGGCCGGGGAGCCGGAGGTGGTCGCCGACGGGTCGCCGGTCGGTGATGCGCTGCGCAACGCGATCGATGACGACGTCGACGTCATCCTCACCTCCGGCGGCACCGGCATCTCACCCAGTGACAGCACCCCGGACCAGACCGTGGCCGTCATCGATTACCTCATCCCCGGCCTGGCGGAGGCGATCCGCCAGTCGGGCCTGCCCAAGGTGCCGACGTCGGTGTTGTCCCGCAGCGTGTGCGGGGTGGCCGGACGGACCCTGATCGTCAACCTGCCGGGTTCACCCGGTGGGGTGCGCGACGGGCTCGGGGTGCTCGCCGACGTGCTCGACCACGCGCTCGATCAACTCGCCGGTAAAGACCATCAGCGATGACGCTGGTCGTGCGCGCAGCCATGACCGAGCAGCCGATTCTTCTGGCTGAGCACGAAGAGCTGGTGGGCCATCAGTCGGCGGGGGCCATCGTCGGGTTCGTCGGCATGATCCGCGACCACGACGTGGGGCGCCGGGTGGTGCGGCTGGAGTACTCGGCGCACCCCTCGGCCGCCCAGGTCATGGCCGACGTGGTTGCCGATGTGGCGGCGCAGTCCAGCGGCGTCCGCGCCGTCGCCGCCAGCCACCGCGTCGGTGTGCTGCACATCGGAGAGGCGGCATTGGTCGCGGCCGTCGCCGCCGACCATCGCCAGGCGGCGTTCACCACCTGTGCGCGACTCGTCGACACCATCAAGGCGCGGCTACCGGTGTGGAAGCACCAGTTCTTCGCCGACGGCACCGAGGAGTGGGTGGGCTCGGCCTGACGCCGTAGCCAGCTGAGTCCGGGAGTTGGTGCGCCGTGCCCAACACGCCCCGAACAGGAGGGTTTTCGGGGCGTGCGGGGAATCTGGTGGCGCTAGAGCCTCAGGCGTTGGGCGACGGCTGCGCCAGGGCGTCCAGCGCGTCGTTCCCCTGAACATCCTGTGCCCGAATCGCTTCCCACAGCTGCTGGGTGTAGCTGGCGTCGGAGGCGAGCTCCGGCATGCCGACCGGGACGAAACCGTGGAAGTCCGCGTCCGCTACAGGTGCGGGCGGCATCGCGTCGGCGGGCGGGGCGGGGGGCAGATCGGCCGGGGGAGCGGCGTCCGCGGGGGGAGCGGGCGGCAGCTCCTCGGGGGGCGCCGGCAGGTCTGCGGGCGGAGCCTCCGGCGGTGCCGGACGGTCGAAGGAGGCCAGCTGTACTGGAGCGGGCGGCGGGGCGTCCTGCGGCGGAGCGTCGGGCGCCGGGGCGCCGTTGACGCCGGGCGCATCCAGCGGGGCGTCCAGGCCGGCCGGGGCGGGCACTTCGCGCGGGCTGGGACCCGACAGCGGGCCGCCGCAGACGGGCCATGCGCCGCGGCCCTGGGTCGCCAGCACCCGCTCGGCGACGGCGATCTGCTGTTCCTTGGTCGCAAGCTCGGCCGACGGGGCGTATTGGCCGCCACCGTGCGAGGACCACGTGCTGGCGCTGAATTGCACCCCGCCGTGGTAGCCGTTGCCGGTATTGATGGCCCAGTTGCCGCCGGACTCGCAACGGGCTACCTGGTCCCATTCGCCGTCGGTGGCGGCGGCCGCCTGGCCGGCTAGGGCGATACTGCCGCCACCGAGCACTGCGCCGGTAAAGGCGATCTTGGCGACGTTGACACTGGATGCGGTGGGCTTACGGTGACGTCCGCTCATGCGCGCCGATGTATTCCTCTCTCGTCACGCGCCTGCGAGGTCAGCTGTCGGGTTCGGGTTGGAGAGGCCACCCGGCCGGCGCGGCCGTCGAGGACGACGCCGGCTTCACCCCTAGGGGCCGCGAACGGCCCCAGTCCGATCACGGTGGACCGGTGGGTCCCCCGTCTCCATCCATGAGTTGGTGGCCCCCGCCTATTGGATGGAGCTCGGCGCGATAGGGAGGGGAGGTCCGCCAATCGGGATGGCTGGCGAGCCTTCGGAGACCGTAACGGTTTCTGTTGGTCTCGTCACGTGTCGCGAAACCTGGCGTTTCGCTCTCGGTCATCCGCGAAAACCGCAGCAACACACGGTGTTTGCGCAGGTCATTACACTCGAGATTGGAGCGTGACCGCGCCGTTATCGTTCCGTTATGTGAGATGTTTCACAGTTTCAGCCGCCGGAAAACGGCGGCAAGACATCGATCGTGTCACCGGATCGCAACGCGGTGGTCTCGTCGCGCACGGCGACCCCGTCGCACAGGTACGAGCATCGGCTCAAGACGGTGGCAAGGCGTGATCCGCGCGCGGCCAGCCGCTCGACCAGCTCGCCGACAGTGGTGCCGGGGCGCACCACCAGCGTCTCGGCTTCGACGCCCGCGGCCGCCTGGGCGGCCGCGAAGTAGCGCACCGTCACTCCGATGCCGGTCTCCTGGGCGGGGGACTGCCCCATGGGGCTAGCCACCGATCGCGCTCATCGGGCGGTCGGGCTGGATGAAGTTCGGGTCGTTGATGCCGTGGCCGGCGGGCTTGCCCCACATCGCGGTGCGCCACGCCGCCTCGATCGCCTCGTCGGGTGCGCCGTTGCGCAGCAGCGCCCGAAGGTCCGTCTCTTCCTTGGCGAACAGGCAGCTGCGGATCTGGCCGTCGGCCGTCAACCGGGTGCGGTCACACGTCGAGCAAAACGCGTGCGAGACCGACGCGATAACACCCACCTTGCCGGCCGGCGTGCCGGGTCCCTCGTCGACCAGCCACAGCTCGGCGGGAGCGGATCCCCGCGGCGCCGGGTCCGGTCGCAGCCGGAAATGCGGGCGCAGCGCGGCCAGCACGTCCTCGGCGCTCAACGCCGCGTCGCGCCGCCATTGGTGCCCGGCGTCGAGCGGCATCTGCTCGATGACACGTAACTGGTAGCCGTGCTCGAGGCAGAACCGCAACAGGTCCACCACGTCCTCGCGTCCCGTCGCGGGGTCGAGCACGGCGTTCACCTTCACCGGCGCCAGGCCGGCCTCGTGGGCGGCGGCCAGCCCGGCCAGCACGTCGTCGAGCCGATCACGGCGGGTGATGGCCGCGAAATGCTGCCGATCCACGCTGTCCAGCGAGACGTTGACGCGGTCCAGGCCCGCCCGGGCGAGCCCGGCGGCCCGCCGTGCCAGCCCGACGCCGTTGGTCGTCAGGGAGATCTCGGGGCGGGGCCGTAGCCCGGCCGCCGCGGCGATCACCTCTTCGAGGTGGCGCGCCAGCAACGGCTCACCGCCGGTGAACCGAACGTTGGTGACCCCCAGCCGGGTGACCGCGATGTCCATCAGCCTGGCCAGCTCGCCGGCAGTCAGCAGCTGCTCGCCCGGCAACCAGTCCAGGCCCTCGGCGGGCATGCAGTAGGTGCAGCGCAGGTTGCAGCGATCGGTGAGCGAGATCCGCAGATCCGTGGCGACCCGCCCGTAGGTGTCCACCAGTGGGCCCGCGGACGGCGCCGTCCCAGCAACGGCACGCCCGCCGGCCGGGCCGTCAGGGCGGCTCCGCACCGTCGGGAAACCCAACGCCGTCAGGGTCATGCGGCCACCGGCGGCGCGTAATGAACCGGCGAGTCGACGGGAACGATCTCCTTGCCCAGCGGCATCAGCGACACCGGAATCAGTTTGAGATTGGCCAGCGCCAGCGGAATGCCGACGATCGTCAGCGCCATCGTCACCGCACTGACCAGATGACCGATCGCGAGCCAGAGCCCGAACAGCACCACCCAGATGATGTTTCCGATCA
Coding sequences within it:
- the moaC gene encoding cyclic pyranopterin monophosphate synthase MoaC, with translation MARASEASKASATWASGESRSGALSHVDDQGAAHMVDVSEKVATKRTAVAAGALRTSAHVVELISTGGLPKGDALATARVAGIQAAKRTSELIPLCHQLALTGVDIDFDVAESDIEITATVRSTDRTGVEMEALSAVSVAALTLYDMIKAVDPAARIDDIRVLRKEGGKTGMWTRS
- a CDS encoding helicase-associated domain-containing protein, with the protein product MTDNTPDIPLGSWLAELSDERLIRLLELRPDLAQPPPGSIAALAARAQARQSIKAATDDLDFLRLAVLDALLVLRADAEPVPTAKLLALIGDRAPEGDVLDAVDDLRQRVLVWGETALRVAPDAGTGMPWHPGQVMLEDTSRDAEQIAALIDDLDRAQLEVLEKLLEGSPMGRTRDAAPGAAVDRPVPQLLAMGLLRRIDAETVILPRHVGQVLRGERPGPMQLTAPNPVVSTTTADDVDATAAGAAIDLLRELDVLLETLSAAPVSELRSGGLGIRDAKRLSKVTGIDESRLGLILEVAAAAGLIASGMPDPEPAAGEAPYWAPTVATDRFAALSAAERWHLLASSWLDLPSRPALIGTRGPDAKPYGALTDALYSTAAPLDRRLLLGMLSGLPPGAGVDAAEASAALIWRRPRWAKRLQPGPVGDLLAEGHAMGLVGRGAISTPGRALLDEDKDPQAAIDAMTRALPEPVDHFLVQADLTVVVPGPLQRDLAEQLATVATVESAGTAMVYRVSEQSIRHALDVGKTSDWMHALFAKHSKTPVPQGLTYLIDDVARRHGQLRIGMAASFVRCEDPALLAQAVAAPATEEVQLRALAPTVAVSPAPIGEVLAALRAAGFAPAAEDSTGAIVDVRPRGARVATPQQRRPYRPLRRPNSDSLHAVVAVLRKVTAAPFGNVRVDPAATMTLLQRAAREQDTLVIGYLDAAGVATQRVVSPITVRGGQLVAFDSASGRLRDFAIHRITSVVSGSGR
- a CDS encoding MoaD/ThiS family protein encodes the protein MGQSPAQETGIGVTVRYFAAAQAAAGVEAETLVVRPGTTVGELVERLAARGSRLATVLSRCSYLCDGVAVRDETTALRSGDTIDVLPPFSGG
- a CDS encoding transglycosylase family protein — encoded protein: MSGRHRKPTASSVNVAKIAFTGAVLGGGSIALAGQAAAATDGEWDQVARCESGGNWAINTGNGYHGGVQFSASTWSSHGGGQYAPSAELATKEQQIAVAERVLATQGRGAWPVCGGPLSGPSPREVPAPAGLDAPLDAPGVNGAPAPDAPPQDAPPPAPVQLASFDRPAPPEAPPADLPAPPEELPPAPPADAAPPADLPPAPPADAMPPAPVADADFHGFVPVGMPELASDASYTQQLWEAIRAQDVQGNDALDALAQPSPNA
- a CDS encoding YccF domain-containing protein: MRLILNIIWLLFGGLWMAAGYLVAALVSFLLIITIPFGFASLRIASYALWPFGRTIVDKPTSGSGALIGNIIWVVLFGLWLAIGHLVSAVTMALTIVGIPLALANLKLIPVSLMPLGKEIVPVDSPVHYAPPVAA
- a CDS encoding DNA repair helicase XPB gives rise to the protein MSDGPLIVQSDKTVLLEVEHEQAGAARAAIAPFAELERAPEHVHTYRITPLALWNARAAGHDAEQVVDALVSFSRYAVPQPLLVDIVDTMARYGRLQLVKNPAHGLTLVSLDRAVLEEVLRNKKIAPMLGARIDDDTVIVHPSERGRVKQMLLKIGWPAEDLAGYVDGEAHPISLAQDGWHLRDYQQMATDSFWSGGSGVVVLPCGAGKTLVGAAAMAKAGATTLILVTNIVAARQWKRELIARTSLTEDEIGEYSGERKEIRPVTISTYQMITRRTKGEYRHLELFDSRDWGLIIYDEVHLLPAPVFRMTADLQSKRRLGLTATLVREDGREGDVFSLIGPKRYDAPWKDIEAQGWIAPAECVEVRVTMTDNERMMYATAEPEERYKLCSTVHTKIAVVKSILAKHPGEQTLVIGAYLDQLDELGAELGAPVIQGSTRTKEREELFDGFRRGEVNTLVVSKVANFSIDLPEAAVAVQVSGTFGSRQEEAQRLGRLLRPKADGGGAIFYSVVARDSLDAEYAAHRQRFLAEQGYGYIIRDADDLLGPAI
- a CDS encoding molybdenum cofactor biosynthesis protein MoaE, which gives rise to MTLVVRAAMTEQPILLAEHEELVGHQSAGAIVGFVGMIRDHDVGRRVVRLEYSAHPSAAQVMADVVADVAAQSSGVRAVAASHRVGVLHIGEAALVAAVAADHRQAAFTTCARLVDTIKARLPVWKHQFFADGTEEWVGSA
- a CDS encoding MogA/MoaB family molybdenum cofactor biosynthesis protein; translated protein: MSTRSARVIIASTRASAGQYEDRCGPIITEWLTQRGFSAGEPEVVADGSPVGDALRNAIDDDVDVILTSGGTGISPSDSTPDQTVAVIDYLIPGLAEAIRQSGLPKVPTSVLSRSVCGVAGRTLIVNLPGSPGGVRDGLGVLADVLDHALDQLAGKDHQR
- the moaA gene encoding GTP 3',8-cyclase MoaA; protein product: MTLTALGFPTVRSRPDGPAGGRAVAGTAPSAGPLVDTYGRVATDLRISLTDRCNLRCTYCMPAEGLDWLPGEQLLTAGELARLMDIAVTRLGVTNVRFTGGEPLLARHLEEVIAAAAGLRPRPEISLTTNGVGLARRAAGLARAGLDRVNVSLDSVDRQHFAAITRRDRLDDVLAGLAAAHEAGLAPVKVNAVLDPATGREDVVDLLRFCLEHGYQLRVIEQMPLDAGHQWRRDAALSAEDVLAALRPHFRLRPDPAPRGSAPAELWLVDEGPGTPAGKVGVIASVSHAFCSTCDRTRLTADGQIRSCLFAKEETDLRALLRNGAPDEAIEAAWRTAMWGKPAGHGINDPNFIQPDRPMSAIGG